In a genomic window of Chloroflexota bacterium:
- a CDS encoding VanW family protein, which yields MRSPAVATPGADLAPRAPALPRPVVAALVAAGVLAAALAIPAVVAAGMGLVLDGRVMPRVSVAGLDVGFLTAAEAEARLRSGLADLASGDLLITLDGTPSAVSFESLGRDHDFAALVSAAMAVGRTGNPWTDGQHRLASLVVGTQVSDAVSVDQARFDRLVVDIAARAFARPQDGAVVTNPDGTYAVAPPSAGRRLHPDDIRAALTAVLLAPQTGNVAVELASEAVPFEVTQRQAAEAAAAARAMFAAPLQLTDGADAYTLAADDIHAAIGFSTDEDQLYGVILNRTTLSDAVEQLAEAIQRDPTDAGFSFDAAGPSGVVPAVRGRELDVNGTVEAIVAGLHRRGAGRDVPGVMLSASFLEPTLTTADAEAILPNLVRLSTWSTYYVPGDGNGYGANISIPAVDLDGMVILPGDTFDFWRDIDPVTPEHGYTYGGAIIGGRSTGGVALAGGICSTSTTLFNTALRAGLQMDARMNHYYYIDRYPMGLDATVFETDYFSQTMSFTNDTEGPLIIRSYTDWGLVRFDLWGLPLNRVVSFTNPIITNRTYAVETIEYTSSLPTGTSQRVEYMHHGFDVTVTRVVSDGTTGEVIHQNTYDSSYKTVNGITLVGTG from the coding sequence ATGCGTAGCCCTGCGGTCGCAACCCCCGGCGCTGACCTAGCCCCTCGCGCCCCCGCGCTCCCCCGCCCCGTCGTCGCGGCACTCGTCGCCGCGGGCGTGCTGGCTGCCGCCCTCGCCATCCCGGCCGTGGTGGCGGCGGGGATGGGACTGGTGCTGGATGGCCGGGTCATGCCGCGCGTCAGCGTGGCGGGTTTGGATGTCGGCTTCCTGACCGCCGCCGAAGCGGAGGCCCGGCTGCGCTCCGGACTGGCGGACCTGGCAAGCGGTGATCTGCTCATCACACTCGACGGGACCCCCAGTGCGGTCTCTTTCGAGAGCCTGGGGCGGGATCATGATTTCGCAGCCCTGGTGAGTGCGGCCATGGCCGTCGGGCGAACCGGCAACCCGTGGACCGATGGTCAGCATCGGCTTGCCTCGCTGGTCGTGGGCACCCAGGTGTCGGACGCGGTGTCCGTGGACCAGGCCCGCTTCGACCGGCTGGTGGTCGACATCGCGGCGCGTGCGTTTGCCCGCCCGCAGGATGGGGCGGTGGTCACCAACCCGGACGGGACCTACGCCGTCGCGCCGCCCAGCGCCGGCCGTCGACTGCACCCCGACGACATCCGGGCCGCGCTGACCGCCGTCCTGCTCGCCCCTCAAACGGGGAACGTGGCGGTGGAGCTGGCGTCCGAGGCGGTGCCGTTCGAGGTCACCCAGCGGCAGGCGGCCGAGGCCGCCGCCGCGGCGCGGGCCATGTTCGCGGCGCCGCTGCAGCTCACCGACGGAGCAGACGCCTACACGTTGGCGGCCGATGACATCCATGCGGCCATCGGCTTCAGTACCGATGAAGACCAGCTATACGGCGTGATCCTGAATCGGACCACGCTGAGTGACGCGGTGGAACAGCTGGCGGAGGCCATTCAGCGCGATCCGACCGATGCCGGGTTCAGCTTCGACGCCGCCGGCCCATCCGGGGTGGTTCCGGCTGTTCGCGGCCGCGAGCTGGACGTGAATGGGACCGTGGAGGCCATCGTGGCCGGGCTGCACCGTCGCGGTGCGGGTCGCGACGTGCCAGGCGTGATGCTCAGCGCCTCGTTCTTGGAGCCCACTCTCACCACGGCCGACGCCGAGGCCATCCTGCCCAACCTCGTCCGCCTGTCGACCTGGAGCACCTACTACGTCCCGGGCGACGGGAACGGATACGGGGCCAACATCTCCATTCCGGCGGTCGACCTCGACGGCATGGTCATCCTGCCCGGCGACACATTCGACTTCTGGCGCGATATCGACCCGGTCACGCCCGAGCATGGCTATACCTATGGCGGAGCCATCATTGGCGGCCGGAGCACCGGTGGAGTCGCGCTGGCGGGCGGAATCTGCTCGACATCGACCACCCTGTTCAACACCGCGCTGCGGGCAGGACTCCAGATGGACGCCCGGATGAACCACTACTACTACATCGACCGTTACCCCATGGGCCTGGACGCCACGGTGTTCGAGACCGACTACTTCTCGCAGACGATGAGCTTCACCAACGACACTGAGGGTCCGCTCATCATCCGCTCGTACACCGACTGGGGCCTGGTCCGCTTCGACCTGTGGGGACTGCCCCTCAACCGGGTCGTCAGCTTCACCAACCCGATCATCACCAACCGGACCTATGCGGTCGAGACGATCGAATACACGAGCAGCCTGCCGACCGGCACCAGCCAGCGGGTCGAATACATGCACCACGGGTTCGACGTAACGGTGACCCGGGTCGTCAGCGACGGGACGACCGGCGAGGTGATCCACCAGAATACCTATGACAGCTCGTACAAGACGGTAAACGGCATCACCCTGGTCGGCACCGGCTAG
- a CDS encoding phosphoglycerate kinase, with product MTVARFRPLHKQTVREVDVRGKRVFLRSDLNVPIDDGRITDDTRIRASLPTLIYLLEQGATVIMASHLGRPHGKVNDAYRLKPVADRLSQLLRRPVKMTGDALGPGVQDAVGKLRPGDLLLLENLRFHAGEEANDPAFAEALATFADLYVNDAFGSAHRAHASTEGITHFLPAVAGLLLEREVNSLSRLLNRPPRPFHTVIGGAKISEKLNVLRVLIGRCQAILVGGGMANTFLAAKGLEMGKSLVETEQLENASAIMAEARRRRMRLMLPTDVLVAAQVHHRAPREVVSVTAVPKDWMVVDIGPQTVEKFREALSKARTIFWNGPMGIFEVAPFAEGTNAIAQAIAERTADGAITVVGGGDSVAAVQQLGLIDKMSHVSTGGGASLEFVEGRTLPGVAALLDRP from the coding sequence GTGACGGTCGCCCGGTTCCGGCCGCTCCACAAGCAGACCGTCCGGGAGGTCGACGTCCGCGGCAAGCGTGTGTTCCTCCGCTCGGACCTGAACGTACCGATCGACGACGGCCGGATCACCGACGACACCCGGATCCGGGCCAGTCTCCCCACCCTGATTTACCTCCTCGAGCAGGGCGCCACCGTGATCATGGCCAGCCACCTCGGACGGCCGCACGGCAAAGTCAACGATGCCTATCGGCTCAAGCCGGTCGCGGACCGACTCAGCCAGCTGCTGCGGCGCCCAGTGAAGATGACCGGCGATGCGCTGGGTCCCGGCGTCCAGGACGCGGTCGGCAAGCTCCGTCCCGGCGACCTGCTGCTGCTCGAGAACCTGCGCTTCCACGCAGGCGAGGAGGCCAACGATCCCGCCTTCGCCGAGGCCCTGGCTACGTTCGCCGACCTGTACGTCAACGACGCGTTCGGATCGGCGCATCGGGCCCATGCCTCGACCGAGGGCATCACCCACTTCCTGCCGGCCGTGGCCGGACTGCTCCTCGAGCGCGAGGTCAACTCCCTGTCCCGCCTGCTGAATCGCCCGCCGCGCCCATTCCACACCGTGATCGGCGGAGCCAAGATCTCCGAAAAGCTGAACGTACTCCGGGTCCTCATTGGCCGCTGCCAGGCCATCCTGGTGGGCGGCGGTATGGCCAACACGTTCCTGGCCGCCAAGGGGCTGGAGATGGGCAAGAGCCTGGTCGAGACCGAGCAGCTGGAGAACGCGTCCGCGATCATGGCCGAAGCTCGCCGGCGGCGGATGCGGCTCATGCTGCCGACCGACGTCCTGGTGGCGGCCCAGGTGCACCACCGCGCCCCGCGGGAGGTGGTTTCGGTCACTGCGGTGCCCAAGGACTGGATGGTGGTCGACATCGGCCCCCAGACGGTCGAGAAGTTCCGCGAGGCGCTGAGCAAGGCGCGAACCATCTTCTGGAATGGACCGATGGGCATCTTCGAGGTGGCGCCCTTCGCGGAAGGCACCAACGCCATCGCGCAGGCGATTGCGGAGCGCACCGCGGACGGGGCGATCACCGTGGTCGGCGGGGGAGACTCGGTGGCCGCGGTCCAGCAGCTGGGGCTCATCGACAAGATGAGCCACGTCAGCACCGGTGGCGGGGCGTCGCTCGAGTTCGTGGAGGGCCGGACGCTTCCCGGGGTGGCGGCGCTCTTGGACCGGCCGTGA
- a CDS encoding lamin tail domain-containing protein yields MSRSAAGSNRTPLGAFALVVLLIGAAISDVVRAAPIDGEVFAATAGHLVISEVMTGGASASDEFVELYNPDAAPLPLDGLELMYVTASGATVTRKATWGVGTAIGPGAHVLVANEAGVFAGVADSTYAGGLAAAGGSLALRTIGGPTATDAVGWGTAASTWLETAPAPAPAAGSSLERLPGGGLGSGQDTDHNLVDFVVRSAPDPQNSGSPPVPSASQMPSPTDSATPAPTDTPAPTDTPAPTDTPAPTDTPAPTAAETPSPTPTATASTPSPLTVAEARARPDGSSVVVAGVAITDSEFTEGGGYLTDATAGIAVLVEGAAFRRGSSVLVSGVVDDRYAQRTIRVDAADVSILGPGIEPEPISVATGSVDEPFEGQLVTINGIVQGAPAVLAAGDAFEIDDGSGPVRILVGPGTGIDTAEWLAGANVGLTGVVGQRDSSGTGVEGYRLQPRDPTDIVFVLPPPTPTPSPSLPASPSPTASPSPSASPGPDLPALVTIADARRAETGARLRIRGVVTLPTSLLDPNTAVMADPSGSILVRTGSEVGRLARGQLVELTGTRSSKAGMASLRVTEPALRLGTQAEPVPVQRATGGIGEADEATLVVVRGVVGDGPRRTTGGGLSLTVNDGSGSVRVFAPPASGITAPNLPAGAWVELRGVVGQETTGAEPAAGYRLWPRDRADVRVIAGARAPGAEVTPRATQSPGQLPVDPSAVAAPLVAPDLGTSTQPSPTINLVTDAPIEPVPSPVSRIPVPLAAGIGGMAGLLTLAWRHGTLRRAMSQIQHAAARAGGEAHDGGDEEDESYTPAP; encoded by the coding sequence ATGTCTCGTTCTGCTGCCGGTTCGAACCGGACGCCCCTTGGCGCATTCGCGCTGGTCGTGTTGCTTATCGGCGCGGCTATCTCGGACGTGGTCCGTGCCGCACCGATCGACGGCGAGGTCTTCGCGGCGACGGCTGGCCACCTCGTCATCTCGGAGGTCATGACGGGGGGCGCGAGCGCGTCGGACGAGTTTGTTGAGCTCTACAACCCGGACGCCGCCCCGCTGCCGCTCGACGGCCTGGAGCTCATGTACGTGACTGCCAGCGGAGCCACCGTCACCCGAAAGGCCACCTGGGGAGTGGGCACGGCCATCGGCCCGGGTGCGCACGTGCTGGTAGCCAACGAGGCGGGGGTCTTCGCCGGTGTGGCGGATTCCACGTACGCCGGGGGCCTGGCTGCCGCCGGCGGCAGCCTCGCCCTGCGCACGATCGGCGGCCCCACGGCCACCGACGCGGTCGGCTGGGGAACCGCGGCCAGCACCTGGTTGGAAACGGCACCCGCGCCGGCACCGGCTGCCGGATCGAGCCTGGAGCGCCTTCCGGGCGGAGGGTTGGGCTCGGGGCAGGACACCGACCACAACCTGGTCGACTTCGTGGTGCGCTCCGCGCCAGATCCGCAGAACAGCGGCTCGCCGCCGGTCCCGTCCGCTTCGCAGATGCCCAGCCCCACGGACTCGGCCACCCCCGCGCCGACCGACACGCCCGCGCCGACCGACACGCCCGCGCCGACCGACACGCCCGCGCCGACCGACACGCCCGCGCCGACCGCGGCGGAGACGCCGTCGCCCACGCCGACCGCGACTGCTTCGACGCCTTCTCCGCTCACCGTGGCCGAGGCACGCGCCCGACCCGACGGCAGCTCGGTGGTCGTGGCCGGCGTGGCCATCACCGATTCGGAGTTCACCGAAGGCGGGGGCTACCTGACCGATGCCACTGCCGGAATTGCGGTGCTGGTCGAGGGCGCCGCCTTCCGTCGAGGGAGCAGCGTGCTCGTCAGCGGCGTGGTCGACGATCGGTACGCGCAGCGCACCATTCGGGTTGATGCCGCCGATGTGAGCATCCTTGGCCCCGGGATCGAGCCCGAACCCATCTCGGTTGCGACGGGCAGTGTGGACGAGCCGTTCGAGGGGCAGCTCGTGACGATCAATGGCATCGTGCAGGGGGCCCCGGCGGTTCTGGCCGCAGGTGACGCGTTCGAGATTGATGACGGCTCGGGGCCGGTCCGGATCCTGGTCGGCCCCGGCACCGGGATCGACACCGCCGAATGGCTCGCCGGGGCCAATGTGGGCTTGACCGGGGTGGTGGGACAGCGCGATTCATCCGGGACCGGGGTGGAGGGTTATCGACTCCAGCCCCGCGACCCGACTGACATCGTCTTCGTGCTGCCGCCGCCCACACCGACACCGAGCCCGAGCCTGCCGGCCAGCCCGTCGCCAACGGCCAGTCCGTCGCCATCGGCCAGTCCTGGGCCAGACCTGCCGGCTCTGGTGACCATTGCGGACGCGCGCCGCGCCGAGACCGGCGCCCGGCTTCGGATCCGCGGGGTCGTGACCCTCCCGACCAGCCTGCTGGACCCGAATACCGCGGTCATGGCTGATCCGAGCGGTTCCATCCTGGTCCGCACCGGTTCGGAGGTCGGGCGGCTGGCCCGCGGGCAGCTGGTCGAGCTGACCGGAACGCGCTCGTCCAAGGCCGGCATGGCCAGCCTGCGGGTCACCGAGCCGGCGCTCAGGCTCGGGACGCAGGCAGAACCGGTACCGGTACAGCGGGCGACGGGTGGGATCGGCGAGGCGGACGAGGCAACCCTGGTCGTGGTCCGCGGCGTCGTCGGCGACGGCCCGCGACGCACGACCGGTGGCGGCCTGTCGCTCACCGTCAACGACGGCAGCGGATCCGTGCGCGTGTTCGCACCACCGGCCAGTGGGATCACCGCCCCCAATCTCCCGGCCGGGGCGTGGGTCGAGCTGCGGGGCGTGGTGGGCCAGGAGACGACCGGTGCCGAGCCCGCTGCCGGCTACCGACTGTGGCCGCGTGATCGGGCCGATGTCCGGGTCATCGCCGGTGCCCGCGCTCCCGGCGCCGAGGTGACCCCTCGCGCGACGCAGTCGCCTGGCCAGCTGCCCGTCGACCCGTCCGCGGTGGCTGCCCCACTGGTTGCGCCGGACCTGGGTACCAGCACCCAGCCTTCGCCAACCATCAACCTCGTCACTGATGCTCCAATCGAACCCGTCCCGTCGCCGGTATCGCGGATCCCCGTTCCTCTGGCCGCGGGTATCGGCGGAATGGCGGGCTTGCTGACCCTCGCCTGGCGGCATGGGACTCTGCGCCGCGCGATGAGCCAGATCCAGCACGCAGCGGCACGGGCGGGCGGCGAGGCTCACGACGGCGGAGACGAGGAGGACGAGTCGTATACTCCGGCCCCGTGA
- a CDS encoding ROK family protein, producing MHAGNLGPILAIDLGGSRIRVAHLGSDLTVAHREVIPTMPALGVEDALDRITTLARAVRAAAEAAGDGAPTAIGISSPGPLDPWRGVIHQAPNLPGWVEVPIADRLSAALDMPATLERDTNVALLAEWRHGAAAGVDHAVYVTVSTGIGGAAVIDGRLLHGPDGTAGEVGHLTVDLDGPPDGEGAPGHVEGIASGAALARDGAALLERGEAPRLAELVNRGSTLDAAAVCAAADAGDDGCRSLLDRAWSAIGAMCAGLVNVLNPEVLVLGGAIADHRPDLHDVVRAEIRRRAFAIPAARVRLTAPQFGDDVSLVGCWALVHEMEARRPR from the coding sequence GTGCACGCCGGGAATCTGGGGCCGATTCTGGCCATCGACCTCGGCGGCAGCCGGATCCGCGTAGCCCATCTGGGTTCCGACCTGACGGTCGCCCACCGAGAGGTGATCCCGACCATGCCCGCGCTCGGTGTCGAGGACGCCCTCGACCGCATCACGACGCTGGCCCGCGCCGTGCGCGCCGCGGCCGAGGCTGCCGGCGACGGCGCACCCACAGCCATCGGCATCTCATCGCCCGGTCCACTCGACCCGTGGCGCGGCGTCATCCACCAGGCTCCGAACCTGCCGGGCTGGGTGGAGGTGCCAATCGCCGATCGGCTGTCCGCCGCGTTGGACATGCCCGCCACCCTCGAGCGCGACACGAACGTCGCCCTCCTCGCCGAGTGGCGCCACGGCGCGGCGGCCGGAGTGGACCACGCGGTGTACGTCACCGTATCGACGGGGATCGGCGGCGCGGCGGTGATCGACGGGCGCCTGCTCCACGGGCCGGATGGCACGGCCGGCGAGGTCGGGCACCTGACCGTGGATCTGGACGGGCCCCCGGACGGGGAGGGCGCCCCCGGCCACGTGGAGGGCATCGCGTCCGGAGCCGCCCTGGCTCGAGACGGCGCCGCCCTGCTCGAACGCGGAGAGGCGCCCCGACTGGCGGAGCTCGTGAACCGCGGCAGCACCCTGGACGCGGCCGCCGTGTGCGCCGCCGCCGACGCCGGCGATGACGGCTGCCGCTCCCTGCTCGACCGCGCCTGGAGCGCCATCGGCGCCATGTGCGCCGGGCTGGTCAACGTCCTCAACCCGGAGGTCCTGGTGCTCGGCGGCGCCATCGCCGACCACCGACCGGATCTTCACGACGTGGTCCGGGCCGAGATCAGGCGCCGCGCATTCGCCATTCCCGCCGCCCGCGTGCGGCTCACCGCCCCGCAGTTCGGCGATGACGTGTCGCTGGTCGGCTGCTGGGCGCTCGTTCACGAGATGGAGGCTCGACGACCACGATGA
- a CDS encoding nucleoside phosphorylase has protein sequence MREPTSADAPRTGARQYHIALERGELAEYILLVGDPGRVAKVSARFDSVELERSNREITTATGTYGGMRLSVMSTGMGPDNVEIVLAEVLEITDQPTFVRIGSSGALQPNIGLGDLIVSTGAVRLENTTAFYVHPGYPAIAHRDVVWALEEACRQLGYTHHLGITATAPGFFAPQGRAMRTLPVRYPDLTEELQRQGVVNLEMESSALFVLAGLAGSRAGTICAVYAQRTDGSFIEGADKEAAEARCIDAGLTGIHRLWGKDQDGGSK, from the coding sequence GTGAGGGAGCCGACGAGCGCCGACGCGCCGCGCACCGGAGCGCGCCAGTACCACATCGCGCTGGAGCGGGGCGAGCTGGCGGAGTACATCCTGCTGGTCGGCGACCCGGGGCGGGTGGCCAAGGTCAGCGCGCGGTTCGACAGCGTCGAGCTCGAGCGGAGCAACCGCGAGATCACCACCGCGACCGGGACCTACGGGGGCATGCGCCTGTCCGTCATGTCGACCGGGATGGGGCCCGACAACGTGGAGATCGTGCTGGCTGAGGTGCTGGAGATCACCGACCAGCCGACGTTCGTTCGCATCGGTTCCTCAGGAGCTCTCCAGCCGAACATCGGCCTCGGCGATCTCATCGTCTCGACCGGCGCGGTGCGCCTCGAGAACACGACCGCCTTCTACGTCCATCCGGGGTACCCCGCCATCGCCCATCGCGACGTGGTCTGGGCCCTTGAAGAAGCCTGCCGGCAGCTGGGGTACACCCACCACCTGGGCATCACCGCCACGGCGCCCGGATTCTTCGCTCCGCAGGGAAGGGCGATGCGCACGCTCCCGGTTCGCTATCCTGATCTCACCGAGGAGCTGCAGCGTCAAGGCGTTGTCAACCTCGAGATGGAGTCGTCGGCATTGTTTGTGCTGGCGGGCCTGGCCGGTTCGCGTGCGGGGACGATCTGCGCGGTCTACGCGCAGCGGACGGACGGGAGCTTCATTGAAGGCGCGGATAAGGAGGCCGCGGAGGCTCGCTGCATCGATGCCGGTCTGACCGGCATCCACCGGCTGTGGGGGAAGGACCAGGACGGCGGGTCGAAATAA
- the gap gene encoding type I glyceraldehyde-3-phosphate dehydrogenase, with amino-acid sequence MTTRIAINGFGRIGRQTLRAVLERHPDDLEVVAVNDLAPTATNAHLFRYDSTYGRYPGSVEEGDGEIVVDGRHIRTHSEKDPAALPWGELGVEIVVESTGVFTDAEKAHAHIDAGARKVIITAPARNEDITVVLGVNETRYDPARHHVVSNASCTTNGLALPAKVIFDTFGIEHGLMTTVHSYTNDQPVLDVVHKDLRRARSAGQNIIPTTTGAARALALVIPELKGRFDGYALRVPTATVSVIDFVAQTMRPVTAETANAAFRAAAEGPLKGLLDYTEAPLVSMDFKGDDHSSIVDGALTLVTGDRLLKVVAWYDNEWGYSCRVADLAAFIGARM; translated from the coding sequence ATGACCACCCGCATCGCGATCAACGGCTTCGGCCGGATCGGCCGCCAGACCCTGCGTGCCGTCCTGGAGCGCCACCCGGATGACCTTGAGGTCGTGGCTGTCAACGATCTGGCTCCCACTGCCACCAACGCCCACCTGTTCCGCTACGACTCGACCTACGGCCGCTACCCGGGCAGCGTTGAGGAGGGCGACGGCGAGATCGTGGTCGATGGCCGCCACATCCGCACCCACTCCGAAAAGGATCCGGCCGCCCTGCCCTGGGGGGAGCTGGGGGTCGAAATCGTGGTCGAATCAACGGGCGTCTTCACCGATGCCGAGAAGGCGCATGCCCACATCGACGCCGGCGCCCGCAAAGTGATCATCACCGCGCCGGCCCGCAACGAGGACATCACCGTGGTCCTCGGCGTCAACGAGACGAGATACGACCCCGCCCGCCACCACGTGGTCAGCAACGCCTCCTGCACGACCAACGGATTGGCCCTGCCAGCGAAGGTCATCTTCGACACCTTCGGCATCGAGCACGGCCTCATGACCACGGTCCACTCGTACACCAACGACCAGCCCGTCCTCGACGTGGTCCACAAGGACCTGCGCCGCGCGCGCTCCGCGGGTCAGAACATCATCCCCACCACCACCGGCGCGGCGCGCGCCCTGGCCCTGGTCATCCCCGAGCTGAAGGGCCGCTTCGACGGCTACGCCCTGCGCGTTCCGACCGCAACCGTGAGCGTCATCGACTTCGTGGCCCAGACCATGCGCCCGGTGACCGCCGAAACGGCCAACGCGGCGTTCCGCGCGGCCGCGGAGGGCCCGCTCAAGGGCCTGCTGGACTACACCGAGGCGCCGCTGGTCAGCATGGACTTCAAGGGCGACGACCACTCGTCCATCGTCGATGGGGCCTTGACCCTGGTCACCGGGGATCGGCTCCTGAAGGTCGTCGCCTGGTACGACAACGAATGGGGATACAGCTGCCGCGTCGCCGACCTGGCCGCCTTCATCGGCGCTCGCATGTGA
- a CDS encoding DUF5679 domain-containing protein, which yields MATEGYCVKCKTKRTMLNDRKITMKNGKPATQGTCPVCGTKMFKIGG from the coding sequence ATGGCGACCGAGGGCTACTGCGTCAAGTGCAAGACCAAGCGGACGATGTTGAATGACCGCAAGATCACGATGAAGAACGGCAAGCCTGCGACGCAGGGCACCTGCCCGGTGTGCGGCACCAAGATGTTCAAGATCGGGGGCTGA
- the eno gene encoding phosphopyruvate hydratase, with translation MTDSAIRRVHAREILDSRGNPTVEVEVTLAGGAVGVAAVPSGASTGTHEAVELRDGDAARYGGKGVLRAVANVNGEIASAVGERDATDQAGLDQFLVELDGTPNKARLGANAVLAVSLACARAAAAAVGQPLYRYLGGDEAVTLPVPMVNILNGGRHAAGGTDFQEFMVVPLGAPTFREALRWAAETFHALGGLLRQRGLPTGVGDEGGFAPALPSNESAVELVLEAIEEAGYRPAEDVAIALDPATSELYGEGTYTLASEGRSLDAAALIDLWTDWTGRYPIVSLEDGLAEDDWAGWAALTGRLGDRLQLVGDDLLVTSLARLERAIAEHAGNAILVKVNQVGTLSEAMSAVHTARAAGWGAVISHRSGETEDTTIADLSVALGTGQIKTGSMSRSERTAKYNRLLRIEEELGERAVYAGRAPYARAG, from the coding sequence GTGACCGACAGCGCCATCCGGCGCGTCCACGCCCGCGAGATCCTTGACTCGCGTGGCAACCCGACGGTCGAGGTCGAGGTCACCCTGGCCGGCGGGGCGGTGGGGGTAGCCGCCGTCCCCAGCGGGGCGAGCACCGGGACCCACGAAGCGGTCGAGCTGCGCGATGGCGATGCGGCGCGCTACGGCGGGAAGGGTGTGTTGCGCGCGGTCGCGAACGTCAACGGCGAGATCGCCTCGGCCGTCGGGGAGCGCGACGCAACCGATCAGGCAGGGCTGGACCAGTTCCTGGTCGAGCTGGACGGGACCCCGAACAAGGCGCGGCTGGGAGCCAATGCCGTGCTCGCCGTTTCGCTGGCCTGCGCTCGGGCCGCGGCAGCGGCCGTCGGGCAGCCCCTGTATCGGTACCTGGGTGGGGATGAGGCGGTCACCCTCCCGGTGCCAATGGTGAACATCCTGAACGGAGGCCGGCATGCAGCGGGCGGAACCGACTTCCAGGAGTTCATGGTCGTTCCCCTCGGTGCCCCCACGTTCCGCGAGGCGTTGCGCTGGGCGGCGGAAACGTTCCACGCCCTGGGTGGATTGCTCCGCCAGCGCGGGTTGCCAACTGGGGTCGGGGACGAGGGCGGCTTCGCGCCTGCCCTGCCGAGCAACGAGTCGGCGGTCGAGCTGGTGCTCGAGGCGATCGAGGAGGCGGGCTACCGCCCCGCAGAGGACGTGGCGATCGCGCTCGACCCGGCCACCAGCGAGTTGTACGGGGAGGGGACGTATACGCTGGCCAGCGAGGGCCGAAGCCTGGACGCCGCAGCCCTGATCGACCTGTGGACCGATTGGACCGGCCGATACCCGATCGTCAGCCTGGAGGATGGCCTGGCCGAAGACGACTGGGCGGGCTGGGCCGCGCTGACGGGGCGGCTCGGGGATCGGCTGCAGCTGGTGGGTGACGACCTGCTGGTGACGAGCCTCGCGCGCCTGGAGCGCGCCATCGCGGAGCACGCGGGCAACGCCATCCTGGTCAAAGTCAACCAGGTCGGGACCCTGTCAGAGGCCATGTCCGCGGTCCACACCGCTCGTGCGGCCGGATGGGGAGCGGTCATCAGCCACCGCTCGGGCGAGACGGAGGACACGACCATCGCCGACCTTTCGGTGGCGCTCGGAACGGGCCAGATCAAGACCGGCAGCATGAGCCGATCAGAACGGACCGCGAAGTACAACCGCCTGTTGCGGATCGAGGAGGAGCTCGGGGAGCGGGCCGTCTACGCCGGCCGAGCGCCGTACGCCCGCGCCGGTTAG